The genomic region CAAGTAGTCTTCTTAGTATCTTTAATACCAACGATTTCTACTTCTTCACCAACCTTAACGATTCCGCCTTCAATACGTCCAGTTACAACAGTACCTCGACCTTGAATTGAGAAAACGTCTTCAATAGGCATCAAGAAAGGCTTATCTACAGCTCTTTCAGGAATGGGAAAGTAAGTATCCATTGTGTCTAAAAGTTCTTTGATAGGTGCAGTCTTTTCTGCATCAGTAATATTTTCCATTGCTTGGAAAGCAGAACCTTTGATCATTGGAATATTATCTCCATCAAAACCGTAGCTTGAAAGAAGATCTCTTAATTCCATTTCAACAAGCTCAACCAATTCAGGATCAGCTAAGTCCATCTTGTTTAAGAAAACAAGTATTGAAGGTACACCAACCTGATTTGCAAGTAAGATGTGCTCTCTTGTTTGTGGTTCTGGTCCAGAGTCAGCTGCTACTAAAAGAATAGCACCATCCATCTGAGCAGCACCAGTAATCATGTTCTTAACATAGTCCGCGTGTCCTGGGCAGTCTACGTGAGCATAGTGTCTAGTTTCTGTTTCATACTCAATATGTCGAGTATTAATGGTGATACCACGTTGTCGCTCTTCTGG from Spirochaeta cellobiosiphila DSM 17781 harbors:
- the tuf gene encoding elongation factor Tu is translated as MAKEKFARTKPHINVGTIGHVDHGKTTLTAAISAYCSVAQGGKKVNYDDIDNAPEERQRGITINTRHIEYETETRHYAHVDCPGHADYVKNMITGAAQMDGAILLVAADSGPEPQTREHILLANQVGVPSILVFLNKMDLADPELVELVEMELRDLLSSYGFDGDNIPMIKGSAFQAMENITDAEKTAPIKELLDTMDTYFPIPERAVDKPFLMPIEDVFSIQGRGTVVTGRIEGGIVKVGEEVEIVGIKDTKKTTCTGVEMFNKLLDEGQAGDNIGALLRGVDKKEVERGQVLAKPGTITPHTKFKATIYCLTKDEGGRHNPFFSGYRPQFYFRTTDITGTVTLPEDKQMVMPGDNTELTVELIHPVAMDKGLRFAIREGGRTVASGQVIEIIE